In Desulfovibrio oxyclinae DSM 11498, a single genomic region encodes these proteins:
- a CDS encoding Rha family transcriptional regulator, whose translation MLKKINLNENYHNEDFDLGHRGYVRSFNGPERLFLAEDINRVFDTSYPAYGSTDYWDGKQYRTIFFYDEDTVRSLAKSSGNESLLPALGIVEGTQVNLPDLVTVENGKAMTTSLKVAEVFGKRHDAVLRDIRNLVGKGVHNFVETPYVHPQNGQEYRMYLMDRDGFSLLVMGFTGDKALDWKLKYIEAFNKMEKALLDQRNNPALPQSYSEALRALADEAEARQALAAENKVLAPKAEYHVGATKDGEEYYLREVARSFGTTHIQLSRFLVSKGVFRTRRFASKSQVCGYKNRNVPKERYVDGGYFTWEVDINGYINKVNYTITQKGVHFIAELLYADGLIDEIPAWANLHEEAA comes from the coding sequence ATGCTCAAGAAGATCAACCTCAACGAGAACTATCACAACGAAGACTTCGACCTCGGACACCGTGGTTACGTCCGTAGCTTCAACGGTCCCGAGCGTCTGTTCCTGGCCGAGGACATCAACCGTGTCTTCGACACCAGCTATCCGGCCTACGGTTCCACCGACTACTGGGATGGCAAGCAGTACCGCACCATCTTCTTCTATGACGAAGATACCGTCCGTAGTCTGGCGAAGAGTTCCGGCAACGAGTCCCTGCTCCCCGCCCTCGGGATCGTCGAAGGAACCCAGGTCAACCTCCCCGATCTGGTCACTGTCGAGAACGGCAAGGCCATGACCACCAGCCTCAAGGTGGCCGAGGTATTCGGGAAGCGTCACGATGCAGTGCTGCGTGACATCCGCAATCTCGTCGGGAAGGGTGTCCACAATTTTGTGGAGACCCCCTACGTCCACCCGCAGAACGGCCAGGAGTACCGCATGTACCTCATGGACCGTGACGGCTTCTCCCTGCTCGTCATGGGCTTCACCGGAGACAAGGCACTGGACTGGAAGCTCAAGTACATCGAAGCCTTCAACAAAATGGAGAAGGCACTGCTCGACCAGCGGAACAATCCGGCCCTGCCTCAGTCGTACTCGGAAGCCCTTCGCGCCCTGGCTGATGAAGCCGAAGCACGACAGGCACTCGCAGCCGAGAACAAGGTACTGGCTCCGAAGGCTGAGTACCACGTTGGTGCCACCAAGGACGGTGAAGAATACTACCTCCGTGAGGTGGCGCGTTCCTTCGGGACTACCCACATACAGCTGTCCCGCTTCCTTGTCTCCAAGGGCGTCTTCCGCACTCGTCGGTTCGCTTCCAAATCCCAGGTGTGTGGATATAAGAATCGCAACGTCCCGAAGGAGCGTTATGTGGATGGTGGTTACTTCACCTGGGAAGTAGACATCAACGGTTACATCAACAAGGTGAACTACACCATCACTCAGAAGGGCGTCCACTTCATCGCAGAACTGCTCTACGCCGACGGTCTCATCGACGAGATTCCGGCATGGGCCAATCTGCATGAGGAGGCTGCGTAA
- a CDS encoding DNA polymerase, with the protein MAYLFDIETNGLLDVTDTMHSLVMKNPVTKSVISAHDHGAEVCLEEALEKLEYADLIIGHNIIDFDIPAIAKIYPGWEPRGEIIDTLVLSRLIWPDLKDRDFRFARKHKWFPKKLIGSHSLKAWGFRLGDRKGDFGETTDWQHWSPEMQSYCEQDVEVTDLLWQRIEDKDYSKRAIQLEHDFKVELALQEVFGFPFHTEKAQSLYATLAGRRSEIEHELQEVFPPKTIRTPFIPKANNKKLGYVKGVPTEKVKVVPFNPASRQQIADRLKEKGWKPSEFTPAGQPVVSESVLKQLDYPEAKLLQEYLMVQKRLGQVSEGKNGWLKLEQNGRIHGRVITNGAVTGRCTHATPNVAQVPSTGVPYGHACRELFHAPPGYVVVGCDASGLELRCLGHYVARYDGGAYVDVILNGDIHWANTQSLGLVPQGTERDENNDHHEWARNKIAKRFIYAFLYGAGDELLGGLLEPDASPSKKKKVGAQLRKTFFDSIPALKRLVEDVKEAAKKRGYLLGLDGRRLHIRSQHSALNTLLQSAGALIMKEATVILWRDLRARGDLVLPKFPAHKPSEVDVWQAAHVHDEYQLIVREDLADEVGEMAVNAIRQAGESFNFRCPLDGEYKIGANWAETH; encoded by the coding sequence ATGGCCTATCTCTTCGATATAGAAACCAACGGTCTTCTCGATGTCACGGACACCATGCACTCCCTGGTAATGAAGAATCCCGTGACCAAGAGCGTCATCTCTGCCCACGACCACGGCGCGGAGGTGTGCCTGGAGGAGGCACTTGAGAAACTCGAATACGCCGACCTCATCATCGGCCACAACATAATCGACTTCGACATCCCGGCCATCGCAAAGATTTATCCGGGGTGGGAGCCTCGTGGCGAGATCATCGACACCCTGGTTCTCTCCCGGCTGATCTGGCCTGACCTCAAGGACCGTGACTTCCGGTTCGCCCGCAAGCACAAGTGGTTCCCGAAGAAGCTCATCGGCTCCCACTCGCTGAAAGCCTGGGGCTTCCGTCTCGGAGACCGTAAAGGTGACTTCGGTGAAACTACGGACTGGCAGCACTGGTCTCCTGAGATGCAGTCCTACTGCGAACAGGACGTTGAAGTCACCGATCTGCTTTGGCAGCGGATCGAAGACAAGGACTACAGCAAACGAGCGATTCAGCTTGAACACGACTTCAAGGTAGAACTCGCCCTTCAGGAAGTATTCGGCTTCCCGTTCCACACTGAGAAGGCTCAGTCCCTATACGCGACTCTGGCAGGAAGACGTTCAGAGATCGAACATGAACTCCAGGAGGTTTTCCCTCCGAAGACCATCCGTACCCCGTTCATTCCGAAGGCCAACAATAAGAAGCTCGGTTACGTCAAAGGCGTCCCAACCGAGAAGGTGAAGGTGGTCCCGTTCAATCCGGCCAGTCGGCAGCAGATCGCAGACAGGCTCAAGGAAAAAGGATGGAAACCTTCCGAGTTCACCCCGGCTGGTCAGCCTGTGGTGTCCGAGTCCGTCCTCAAGCAACTGGATTACCCGGAGGCCAAACTCCTTCAGGAGTACCTCATGGTCCAGAAGAGGCTCGGACAGGTCTCCGAAGGAAAGAACGGGTGGCTCAAGTTGGAGCAGAACGGGCGTATCCACGGGCGCGTCATTACGAACGGTGCCGTCACCGGACGCTGCACCCATGCTACGCCGAACGTGGCCCAGGTCCCGTCCACCGGAGTCCCTTACGGACACGCATGTCGAGAACTCTTCCACGCCCCTCCCGGCTACGTTGTGGTGGGCTGTGACGCTTCCGGCCTCGAACTCCGCTGCCTCGGGCACTACGTCGCTCGGTACGACGGAGGTGCCTATGTGGACGTGATCCTGAATGGAGACATCCACTGGGCCAATACCCAGTCCCTTGGCCTTGTTCCTCAAGGCACCGAACGGGACGAGAACAATGACCACCATGAATGGGCGCGGAACAAGATCGCCAAGCGATTCATCTATGCGTTCCTCTACGGCGCAGGGGATGAACTCCTCGGTGGTCTGTTGGAGCCTGACGCATCCCCGTCCAAGAAAAAGAAGGTCGGGGCGCAACTGCGGAAGACCTTCTTCGACTCCATACCAGCCCTCAAACGTCTGGTGGAAGACGTAAAGGAAGCTGCCAAGAAGCGCGGCTACCTCCTGGGACTGGACGGCAGACGCCTCCACATCCGGTCGCAGCACTCCGCGCTCAACACGCTGCTCCAGTCAGCTGGTGCGCTCATCATGAAGGAAGCCACGGTGATCCTGTGGCGAGACCTTCGCGCCCGTGGTGATCTGGTGTTGCCCAAGTTCCCTGCCCACAAGCCGTCCGAGGTTGACGTATGGCAAGCCGCCCACGTTCACGACGAATACCAGCTGATCGTCCGTGAAGACCTTGCCGACGAGGTTGGTGAGATGGCGGTCAATGCGATCCGTCAGGCTGGCGAGTCGTTCAACTTCCGATGTCCTCTGGATGGCGAATACAAGATCGGAGCGAACTGGGCAGAAACCCACTGA
- a CDS encoding DnaB-like helicase C-terminal domain-containing protein, whose protein sequence is MKKQHQPDSVFSHHTSCPACQASGGDMNGDNLAIYTDGHGYCHACGHYEPADGEEAQPRRQRTKMASKLIEAGEVRALGKRKLSEETCAKFGYTVSKHNGTTVQIAPYRDHSGKLAAQHIRTPDKEFRWRGEAKQLQLFGQHLWRDSGKMVVVCEGEIDCMTVSQLQGNRWPVVSVPNGAHSAAKYIRQNIEWLEGFESVIFCFDMDEQGRDAAEECSMLLTPGKAKIAMLPLKDANDCLRANRGKEVIDALWGAKPFRPDGIVNGADLWEEFKKEPVPGYEVSYPEFNEMVYGIRKRELLLFTAGSGIGKSTYVNELAYELYNRHGLTLGVLALEESAKRSAERYAGIYLNKPIHISREGISEAELKEAFDATMGSERFWIYNHFGSSDIDTLLNKIRYMIVGLGCDFIILDHISIVVSGLDEEEESERKVIDKFMTRLRSLVEETGVGVLAVVHLKRPGMGKSYNEGRKVSLSDLRGSGSLEQLSDVVVALERNQQGDDPDVATLRILKNRPIGKVGEAGYVKYNHETGRLLPWDDCPFEPDNPNEEGGSPEF, encoded by the coding sequence ATGAAGAAACAACACCAACCAGACAGCGTTTTCTCCCATCACACTTCGTGTCCTGCGTGTCAGGCCAGCGGCGGTGACATGAACGGCGACAATCTCGCCATTTACACCGACGGCCACGGCTACTGCCACGCGTGTGGACACTACGAACCAGCGGATGGCGAGGAAGCGCAACCAAGGAGGCAGAGGACAAAGATGGCAAGCAAGCTCATCGAAGCTGGCGAAGTCCGCGCCCTTGGCAAGCGCAAACTCTCCGAGGAGACGTGCGCCAAGTTCGGATACACCGTCAGCAAGCACAACGGAACCACAGTGCAGATCGCGCCTTACCGGGATCACTCCGGGAAACTTGCGGCGCAGCATATCAGGACTCCTGACAAAGAGTTCCGGTGGCGTGGAGAAGCGAAACAACTCCAATTGTTTGGACAACATCTGTGGCGAGACAGCGGCAAAATGGTCGTCGTCTGTGAAGGCGAGATCGATTGTATGACCGTGAGCCAACTACAAGGAAACCGTTGGCCTGTCGTGTCTGTCCCGAACGGCGCGCACAGCGCAGCCAAATACATACGACAGAACATCGAATGGCTTGAAGGGTTTGAGTCGGTGATCTTCTGTTTCGACATGGATGAACAGGGGCGGGACGCCGCTGAAGAGTGTTCCATGCTCCTGACTCCTGGCAAGGCCAAGATCGCCATGCTGCCTCTCAAGGACGCCAACGATTGCCTCCGCGCAAATCGCGGCAAGGAAGTGATCGACGCACTTTGGGGCGCAAAGCCTTTCCGTCCTGACGGAATCGTGAACGGGGCAGACCTTTGGGAAGAGTTCAAGAAAGAACCCGTCCCCGGCTACGAGGTCTCCTACCCGGAGTTCAACGAGATGGTCTATGGAATCCGCAAGCGTGAGCTTCTCCTGTTCACAGCTGGCTCCGGTATCGGGAAGTCCACTTATGTCAACGAACTGGCCTACGAACTCTACAACCGCCACGGTCTGACTCTAGGAGTCTTGGCCTTGGAAGAGAGTGCCAAGCGGTCTGCCGAACGGTACGCCGGAATCTACCTGAATAAACCCATCCACATCTCGCGAGAAGGTATCTCCGAAGCAGAACTCAAGGAAGCCTTCGACGCTACGATGGGGAGCGAAAGATTCTGGATATACAACCATTTCGGCTCCAGTGACATCGACACACTCCTGAATAAAATCCGCTACATGATCGTCGGCCTGGGGTGTGACTTCATCATCCTGGATCACATCTCTATCGTTGTCTCCGGCCTCGACGAAGAAGAGGAGTCCGAGCGCAAGGTCATAGACAAATTCATGACCCGCCTTCGTTCTCTGGTCGAGGAAACAGGCGTCGGTGTCCTCGCCGTCGTCCACCTGAAACGCCCTGGCATGGGCAAGTCCTACAACGAGGGACGCAAGGTTTCCCTGTCCGACCTCCGAGGCTCCGGCTCTCTGGAGCAGCTGTCGGACGTTGTTGTCGCCCTGGAGCGCAACCAACAAGGCGACGACCCTGACGTGGCTACCCTGCGAATCCTCAAGAACCGCCCCATCGGTAAAGTCGGTGAGGCTGGTTACGTCAAATACAACCACGAAACAGGGCGACTTCTGCCCTGGGACGATTGTCCATTTGAACCAGACAACCCGAACGAAGAGGGAGGCTCACCGGAGTTTTAG
- a CDS encoding N-acetylmuramoyl-L-alanine amidase has product MARAVTDLIIVHCSATPPTMDIGAKEIDRWHRARSFLKIGYHYVIRRDGTVEPGRGLEEPGAHARGYNSRSVGVCLVGGVAEDKKTPENNYTTEQMEALEILLQGLRAEYPDAKIIGHNEVNSHKACPCFDVQDWKSETDL; this is encoded by the coding sequence ATGGCGAGAGCAGTGACTGATCTCATCATCGTCCACTGCTCGGCCACGCCTCCCACAATGGACATCGGTGCCAAGGAGATTGACCGCTGGCACCGCGCCCGTAGTTTCCTGAAAATCGGCTACCACTATGTCATCCGTCGCGATGGCACGGTGGAGCCTGGACGAGGACTGGAGGAACCCGGCGCACATGCGCGTGGTTACAACTCCAGGAGTGTAGGCGTGTGTCTTGTGGGTGGCGTTGCCGAGGACAAGAAGACGCCTGAAAACAACTACACCACCGAGCAGATGGAAGCTCTGGAGATACTGCTCCAGGGTCTCCGCGCAGAATACCCTGACGCAAAGATCATTGGACACAACGAGGTGAACTCACACAAGGCTTGCCCGTGTTTCGATGTCCAGGACTGGAAGTCCGAGACTGATCTCTAG
- a CDS encoding endodeoxyribonuclease, with translation MIVGSPNKAPVARSCTSPRKRAYRRSAKIRKETGFRSGLEVSMAEELTAQGVDFDYEPKPLHYTKPARKARYTPDFVLKKQGIIIEAKGRFDTADRQKHLLVKDQYPDLDIRFVFSNPNTRISKRSKTTYAMWCDKNGFKYAKASVPEAWLKEKPTKKRLKAMEAYLNGESSD, from the coding sequence ATGATCGTCGGTAGTCCAAATAAAGCTCCGGTGGCGAGGTCCTGCACTTCGCCCCGGAAGCGGGCTTACCGCCGCTCTGCGAAAATCAGAAAAGAAACCGGATTCCGCTCTGGCCTTGAAGTATCAATGGCCGAGGAACTGACGGCTCAAGGAGTTGACTTCGACTATGAGCCGAAGCCTCTGCACTACACAAAGCCAGCGCGGAAGGCGCGGTACACTCCAGACTTCGTACTCAAGAAGCAAGGCATCATCATAGAAGCCAAAGGCCGTTTCGACACGGCTGACAGACAGAAACACCTACTGGTGAAAGACCAGTACCCCGACCTCGACATCCGGTTCGTGTTCTCCAACCCGAACACACGGATCAGCAAGCGTAGCAAGACCACATACGCCATGTGGTGTGACAAGAACGGGTTCAAGTATGCCAAGGCTTCCGTCCCGGAGGCATGGCTCAAGGAAAAACCAACCAAGAAACGATTGAAAGCAATGGAGGCTTATCTCAATGGCGAGAGCAGTGACTGA
- a CDS encoding DUF2815 family protein, with protein MAPNKKKPSVTPAGRAIFPKLNEPDTKFDEDGVYTVTLALEGEEAQAMIEVIEKAKKEALAMAKEKIKGKKKPKEADLPYFEVLDENEEETGEIGFKFKMKASGVSKKTGKRWDRRPALFDAKTKRINPDKTQIWGGSIVKVSYTADPYYVPALGAGVSLRLEGVQVIELVSAGGKSASDLGFGEEDGYEGAEETGGFEEEADGYDSEEAQEGEEDF; from the coding sequence ATGGCTCCGAATAAGAAGAAACCCTCTGTCACCCCGGCTGGCCGCGCCATCTTCCCCAAGCTCAACGAGCCGGACACCAAGTTCGATGAAGACGGCGTCTATACCGTCACCCTGGCCCTTGAAGGCGAGGAAGCCCAGGCCATGATCGAAGTCATCGAGAAGGCGAAGAAAGAAGCCCTGGCGATGGCGAAGGAAAAGATCAAGGGCAAGAAGAAGCCCAAGGAAGCAGACCTCCCGTACTTCGAGGTCCTCGATGAGAACGAGGAGGAGACTGGCGAGATCGGTTTCAAATTCAAGATGAAGGCCAGCGGCGTCAGCAAAAAGACTGGCAAGCGGTGGGATCGTCGCCCCGCCCTGTTCGATGCGAAGACCAAACGCATCAACCCCGACAAGACGCAGATTTGGGGCGGCTCCATCGTCAAGGTCAGCTACACCGCCGATCCGTACTACGTCCCGGCTCTCGGTGCTGGCGTGTCCCTGCGGCTCGAAGGTGTCCAGGTGATCGAACTCGTTTCCGCTGGTGGCAAGTCTGCCTCCGACCTCGGTTTCGGTGAAGAGGACGGCTACGAAGGTGCCGAAGAAACTGGCGGCTTCGAGGAAGAAGCGGACGGTTACGATTCTGAAGAAGCACAGGAGGGCGAAGAAGATTTCTAA